In Buchnera aphidicola (Ceratoglyphina bambusae), a single window of DNA contains:
- the rpmF gene encoding 50S ribosomal protein L32, giving the protein MAVQKSKHSRSKRGMRRSHDKCKISQISIDNYSKEKHIRHHMTKKKFYRGKKIF; this is encoded by the coding sequence ATGGCTGTTCAAAAAAGCAAGCATTCTAGATCTAAAAGAGGAATGAGAAGATCTCATGACAAATGTAAAATATCACAAATATCTATAGATAATTATTCTAAAGAAAAACATATAAGACATCATATGACTAAAAAAAAATTTTATAGAGGTAAAAAAATTTTTTAA
- a CDS encoding flagellar basal body L-ring protein FlgH, translating to MKNKKFIVSLIIYILLEIFFAKNVLAINVLHKQTNLFHKIKQENDGSIFKEQEVKEKKYGTLLDQHKKYNVGDLISVIIQENTVANNKTSENVKRYAISTLGEKEKKEENNKIKRFLKNFFKINQESKNNLFGAGQNFSENFLSGIITVTVEKVLPNENLLVYGNKNVIINKGNELIKFSGIINPDDIRIDNKVISTNIANMKIECLRNDYVKDIQKMGWWQRFILHIIPI from the coding sequence ATGAAAAATAAAAAATTTATAGTTTCATTAATAATATACATATTATTAGAAATATTTTTTGCAAAAAATGTATTAGCTATTAACGTATTACATAAACAAACAAATTTATTTCATAAAATAAAACAAGAGAATGATGGATCAATATTTAAAGAACAAGAAGTAAAAGAAAAAAAATATGGAACATTATTAGATCAACATAAAAAATATAATGTAGGAGATTTAATATCTGTAATAATACAAGAAAATACTGTAGCAAATAACAAAACTTCAGAAAACGTAAAAAGATATGCAATAAGTACTTTAGGAGAAAAAGAAAAAAAAGAAGAAAATAATAAAATTAAAAGATTTTTAAAAAATTTTTTTAAAATAAATCAAGAATCTAAAAATAATTTGTTTGGCGCTGGGCAAAATTTTTCAGAGAATTTTCTTTCTGGCATTATAACAGTAACTGTAGAGAAAGTGCTCCCAAATGAAAATTTATTAGTTTACGGAAATAAAAATGTAATAATAAATAAAGGAAATGAATTAATAAAATTTTCAGGAATAATAAATCCTGATGATATAAGAATAGATAATAAAGTAATTTCTACTAATATAGCTAACATGAAAATAGAATGTTTAAGAAATGATTATGTAAAAGATATACAAAAAATGGGGTGGTGGCAAAGATTTATTTTACACATTATACCTATATAA
- a CDS encoding RluA family pseudouridine synthase codes for MNNNIKIDYIYVKENSIGQRIDNFLIKKFKKISKNVIYTIIRKGRVRINKKRIKPKYKLKIKDIIRIPPIYTKIKKKKKINKKYYRNLLNKNILYEDKYLLAINKPQKIAVHGGSGIKLGIIEIIRILYKLEKNLELVHRLDKDTSGILLISKKKFVLKSLHKQMKDRKTKKTYIAAVHGIWPEKIKTINLPLLKTKKINGKNLVIVKKDGKKSKTKFKIKKIFKNFTILKVYPITGRTHQIRVHTSNVGFPIINDNRYGNRKLDKKIKINKNLLCLHALSISFIHPKTKKKINIKSTKNNISKILYSIN; via the coding sequence ATGAATAATAATATAAAAATAGATTATATTTATGTAAAAGAAAATTCTATAGGACAAAGAATTGATAATTTTTTAATAAAAAAGTTTAAAAAAATATCTAAAAATGTAATATATACAATTATTAGGAAAGGAAGAGTAAGAATAAACAAAAAAAGAATAAAACCAAAATATAAACTAAAAATAAAAGATATAATAAGAATACCTCCAATATATACAAAAATTAAAAAAAAAAAAAAAATCAACAAAAAATATTATAGAAATTTATTAAATAAAAATATTTTATATGAAGATAAATATTTATTAGCAATAAACAAACCTCAAAAAATTGCTGTACATGGAGGAAGTGGAATAAAATTAGGAATAATAGAAATTATCAGAATATTATATAAACTAGAAAAAAATTTAGAATTAGTACACAGACTAGATAAAGATACTTCTGGAATTTTATTAATATCAAAGAAAAAATTTGTATTAAAATCTCTTCATAAACAAATGAAAGATAGAAAAACAAAGAAAACATATATTGCAGCTGTGCATGGAATTTGGCCTGAAAAAATAAAAACCATAAATCTACCATTACTAAAAACAAAAAAAATAAATGGAAAAAATTTAGTAATAGTAAAAAAGGATGGAAAAAAATCTAAAACTAAATTTAAAATAAAAAAAATTTTTAAAAATTTTACAATATTAAAAGTATATCCAATAACAGGAAGAACACATCAAATAAGAGTACATACGTCTAATGTAGGATTTCCAATAATAAATGATAATAGATATGGAAATAGAAAATTAGATAAAAAAATAAAAATTAACAAAAATTTATTATGTTTACATGCATTAAGTATTTCTTTTATACATCCCAAAACTAAAAAAAAAATTAATATAAAATCTACAAAAAATAATATAAGTAAAATTTTATATTCAATAAATTAA
- the fabG gene encoding 3-oxoacyl-ACP reductase FabG, whose protein sequence is MKRDKNEKKKIAIVTGASSGIGKNICKKLCKIGILVIGTTTSKKGLKKMKKYIKNKKQRLLINFKNLKNLKNIILNVYKNFGKINILINNAGTKKDKLIINMTKNDWSEIIKVNLTSTFLISKYVIKYMSKNKNGRIISIGSIIGETGNIGQSNYSASKYGIIGFNKSLALEVASYGITANVISPGFINTKMTKYLTKEQKKKYLEKIPMKKFGKKKYITNAVLFLISKNASYITGQTIHVNGGMYMK, encoded by the coding sequence ATTAAAAGAGATAAAAATGAAAAAAAAAAAATAGCAATAGTAACAGGAGCAAGTTCTGGCATAGGAAAAAATATTTGTAAAAAATTATGCAAAATAGGAATATTAGTTATAGGAACAACTACTTCAAAAAAAGGACTTAAAAAAATGAAAAAATATATAAAAAACAAAAAACAAAGACTTTTAATAAATTTTAAAAATTTAAAAAATTTAAAAAATATTATTCTAAACGTTTATAAAAATTTTGGTAAAATAAATATATTAATAAACAATGCGGGAACTAAAAAAGACAAGTTAATAATTAACATGACAAAAAATGATTGGTCTGAAATAATAAAAGTAAATCTTACATCAACTTTTTTAATTTCTAAATATGTAATTAAATATATGTCAAAAAATAAAAATGGTAGAATAATTAGTATAGGATCAATAATAGGAGAAACTGGAAATATAGGACAATCTAATTATTCTGCTTCAAAATATGGAATAATAGGATTTAATAAATCTTTAGCTTTAGAAGTTGCATCATATGGAATAACTGCAAATGTAATATCTCCTGGTTTTATTAACACTAAAATGACAAAATATCTTACTAAAGAACAAAAAAAAAAATATTTAGAAAAAATACCAATGAAAAAATTTGGGAAAAAAAAATATATAACTAATGCTGTATTGTTTTTAATATCAAAAAATGCATCTTACATTACAGGTCAAACTATACATGTAAATGGAGGAATGTATATGAAGTAA
- a CDS encoding flagellar basal body rod C-terminal domain-containing protein, producing the protein MENTIIDSSINIANRILERQEIINNNLSNSSTIGFKSKFNYLINVYDKKNKRIKDKTLNYYDNTKGILNYTNRPLDIAALDKNCWFVVKKNNSDIFLTKNGNIKIDKNNFLNINNNLLVNSDNKVIQIPRNSYPYIRNDGKIIIKIKNMFMNKKKIIGKIKLKYININKLYEKHSGLFKIKKKYINEKEIRKERNLKIISGALEGSNVNITSNITNMMSDSRLFEMIMKLIYTNNEKEKKINQILNIN; encoded by the coding sequence ATGGAAAATACAATAATTGATTCATCTATTAATATTGCAAACAGAATACTTGAAAGACAAGAAATAATAAATAATAATTTGTCAAATTCATCTACTATTGGTTTTAAGTCTAAATTTAATTATTTAATAAATGTTTATGATAAAAAAAATAAAAGAATAAAAGACAAAACATTAAATTATTATGATAATACTAAAGGAATATTAAATTATACGAACAGACCGCTAGATATAGCAGCATTAGATAAAAATTGTTGGTTTGTAGTAAAAAAAAATAATTCTGATATTTTTTTAACAAAAAATGGAAATATAAAAATAGATAAAAATAATTTTTTGAATATAAATAATAACTTATTAGTAAACAGCGATAATAAAGTAATACAAATACCTAGAAATAGTTATCCATACATAAGAAACGATGGAAAAATAATAATAAAAATTAAAAATATGTTTATGAACAAGAAAAAAATAATAGGAAAAATAAAACTAAAATATATAAACATAAACAAATTATATGAAAAACATAGTGGACTATTTAAAATAAAAAAAAAATATATTAATGAAAAAGAAATCAGAAAAGAAAGAAACTTAAAAATAATTTCTGGAGCACTAGAAGGAAGCAACGTAAATATAACTTCTAATATAACAAATATGATGTCAGATTCTAGATTATTTGAAATGATAATGAAATTAATTTATACAAATAATGAAAAAGAAAAAAAAATTAATCAAATACTAAATATAAATTAA
- a CDS encoding acyltransferase domain-containing protein: MNFAIIFPGQGNYNKKKIIKLYKSSIIIRKTFEKSSDIIKYNIWKNVQETSIEKIKNRYLQPIIITISIAIYKLWKSIYSKNPRFMSGHSIGEYSALICSNSINLKTGLVLSKKRGKLLEKSSINRKISTQIIFGFTEKKILKICKKYSNNKIAEISSINEKKIIVISGDSSIVRKVVKKCNKNSKIKTSKLPIKVPIHCRIVNSIKKKYLKILKKISFNKPNCKIINNLNAKNLNNKNTISNYLYKQLYKTVRWKECIDYIIKKNIKLFLEISTKKILFNKKNKNIKTITLNNKKNMLIALKEIKMKKKK, from the coding sequence ATGAATTTTGCTATAATATTTCCTGGCCAGGGTAATTATAATAAAAAAAAAATAATTAAACTTTATAAATCAAGCATTATAATAAGAAAAACTTTTGAAAAATCTTCAGATATAATAAAATATAACATATGGAAAAATGTACAAGAAACATCTATAGAAAAAATTAAAAATAGATATTTGCAGCCAATAATAATTACAATATCAATAGCAATATATAAATTATGGAAAAGTATATATAGTAAAAATCCAAGATTTATGTCTGGTCATAGTATTGGAGAATATTCAGCATTAATATGTTCTAATTCTATAAATTTAAAAACAGGTCTAGTTTTATCAAAAAAAAGAGGAAAACTTTTAGAAAAATCATCAATTAATAGAAAAATTTCTACTCAAATAATATTTGGTTTTACAGAAAAAAAAATATTGAAAATTTGTAAAAAATATTCTAACAATAAAATAGCAGAAATATCTAGTATAAATGAAAAAAAAATAATAGTTATCTCAGGAGATTCATCAATTGTAAGAAAAGTTGTAAAAAAATGTAATAAAAATAGTAAAATTAAAACGTCAAAATTACCTATAAAAGTACCTATACATTGCAGAATTGTAAATTCAATAAAAAAAAAATACTTAAAAATATTAAAAAAAATTAGTTTTAATAAACCTAATTGCAAAATAATAAATAATTTAAATGCTAAAAATCTAAATAATAAAAATACTATTTCAAACTATTTATATAAACAACTATATAAAACAGTAAGATGGAAAGAATGCATTGACTATATTATTAAAAAAAATATAAAATTATTTTTAGAAATTAGTACTAAAAAAATATTATTCAATAAAAAAAATAAAAATATAAAAACAATTACTTTAAACAATAAAAAAAATATGTTAATAGCATTAAAAGAGATAAAAATGAAAAAAAAAAAATAG
- a CDS encoding DNA polymerase III subunit delta' C-terminal domain-containing protein: MKYNLYPWLKKYYKKIVNILKNNNHHAILINSSENIGIHKLILYIKYWISCDKKIKKNFCNKCLNCILIRKCVHPDIYDFQLHKKLGVVKIRKIIKKIFNTPHQGNKKIICIKNAELLTELESNVLLKTIEEPPKNTIFILQTYKIKNLILTLKSRLYILNIFNPKKKIVINWLKENKILNKKKYNIALKISNNSPMYTKKILCSDLLKIRKQFYKDFLKILINKNIISFIYIIKKSILSFLIYLIYTIFLDTIKYKKKIFSHITNTDQKKLIKFISKNLKNKNIYNSIKSWMQFEKNIKEINGINYDLIILEQILKWNQILKNNINNPLLPEI, from the coding sequence ATGAAATATAATTTATATCCTTGGTTAAAAAAATATTATAAAAAAATTGTTAATATTTTAAAAAACAATAATCATCATGCTATTTTAATAAATTCTTCTGAAAATATTGGAATACATAAATTAATATTATATATAAAATACTGGATTTCATGTGATAAAAAAATAAAAAAAAATTTTTGTAATAAATGTTTAAATTGTATATTAATAAGAAAATGTGTTCATCCTGATATATATGATTTTCAATTACACAAAAAACTTGGAGTAGTAAAAATAAGAAAAATAATAAAAAAAATATTTAATACACCACATCAAGGAAATAAAAAAATAATTTGTATAAAAAATGCAGAATTATTAACAGAATTAGAAAGCAATGTATTACTTAAAACAATTGAAGAACCTCCTAAAAATACTATTTTTATACTTCAAACATATAAAATAAAAAATTTAATATTAACTTTAAAAAGTAGATTATATATATTAAATATATTTAATCCTAAAAAAAAAATAGTAATAAATTGGTTAAAAGAAAATAAAATTTTAAACAAAAAAAAATACAACATAGCTTTAAAAATTAGTAATAATTCTCCAATGTATACAAAAAAAATATTATGTAGTGATTTATTAAAAATCAGAAAACAATTTTATAAAGATTTCTTAAAAATTTTAATTAATAAAAATATTATAAGTTTTATATATATAATTAAAAAAAGTATATTATCATTCTTAATATATTTAATATATACAATATTTTTAGATACAATTAAATATAAAAAAAAAATTTTTAGTCATATAACTAATACAGACCAAAAAAAATTAATCAAGTTTATATCAAAAAATTTAAAAAATAAAAATATATACAATAGTATAAAATCTTGGATGCAATTTGAAAAAAATATAAAAGAAATAAATGGAATAAATTATGATTTAATAATATTAGAACAAATTTTAAAATGGAATCAAATATTAAAAAATAATATTAACAATCCTTTATTACCAGAAATATAA
- the tmk gene encoding dTMP kinase gives MKKNKFIVLEGIEGSGKSEMCFYLYKILSKNNINKVICVRQPGGTIICEKIRKIIKEEIKDDKIDKKTEILLLYASRIQLIENKIKLYLKNDYWVICDRHNLSTMAYQIAAEKKNKTLIKKLTKMLLKNFNPYLTIYLDVLPVIGLNRISIRGKLDRIEKKGINFFTKVRKNYLRQIKKAPNTFTINASLEKQEVKKKIKKKFIFWLKNEWKINEI, from the coding sequence ATGAAAAAAAATAAATTTATTGTTTTAGAGGGAATAGAGGGATCAGGAAAATCAGAAATGTGTTTTTATTTATATAAAATATTAAGTAAAAATAATATTAATAAAGTAATATGTGTGAGACAACCAGGAGGTACAATTATTTGCGAAAAAATAAGAAAAATAATAAAAGAAGAAATAAAAGATGATAAAATAGATAAAAAAACAGAAATACTATTATTATATGCATCTAGAATACAATTAATTGAAAATAAAATAAAATTATATTTAAAAAATGATTATTGGGTAATATGTGATAGACACAACTTATCAACAATGGCATATCAAATAGCTGCAGAAAAAAAAAATAAAACATTGATAAAAAAATTAACAAAAATGTTATTAAAAAATTTTAATCCATATTTAACAATATACTTAGATGTATTACCAGTAATAGGATTAAATAGAATTAGTATTAGGGGAAAACTAGATAGAATAGAAAAAAAAGGAATAAATTTTTTTACTAAAGTAAGAAAAAACTATTTAAGACAAATAAAAAAAGCTCCTAATACATTTACAATTAATGCTTCTTTAGAAAAACAAGAAGTTAAAAAAAAAATAAAAAAAAAATTTATATTTTGGTTAAAAAATGAATGGAAAATAAATGAAATATAA
- a CDS encoding TatD family hydrolase → MILIDSHCHLDRLNYKKIKKSLDEILYKSEKKYVKYILNVSTSIKNFEAMTKFIGNRKNIFYACGIHPFYYQKNIKTKEIIKKFKNKNVIAVGEIGLDYSNKNVVKKKKQKQMFLKQIKISEKLQKPIIVHTRNSIKDTIKILKKKKIKKNSGVIHSFNETNIKYIKKILDLNFYISISGIITFKNAEKLRKIIEYIPLEKLLIETDSPYLTPEPKRGKENEPCNLYYIAKKISEIKKIKLVKMSNIIRKNFQKLFKVKIK, encoded by the coding sequence ATGATACTAATAGATTCACATTGTCATTTAGATAGATTGAATTATAAAAAAATAAAAAAAAGTTTAGATGAAATATTATATAAGTCTGAAAAAAAATATGTAAAATATATTTTAAATGTTTCCACATCAATAAAGAATTTTGAAGCAATGACAAAATTTATAGGAAACAGAAAAAATATATTTTATGCTTGTGGAATACATCCTTTTTATTATCAAAAAAATATAAAAACAAAAGAAATAATAAAAAAATTTAAGAATAAAAATGTAATTGCAGTAGGAGAAATTGGATTAGACTATTCTAATAAAAATGTAGTAAAAAAAAAAAAACAAAAACAAATGTTTTTAAAACAAATTAAAATAAGCGAGAAACTACAAAAACCAATAATAGTACATACTAGAAATTCTATAAAAGATACAATAAAAATTTTAAAAAAAAAAAAAATAAAAAAAAATAGTGGAGTTATACATTCTTTTAATGAAACTAACATAAAGTATATAAAAAAAATATTAGATTTAAATTTTTATATATCAATATCTGGTATAATAACATTTAAAAATGCAGAAAAATTAAGAAAAATAATAGAATACATACCTTTGGAAAAACTTCTTATAGAAACTGATTCTCCATATCTCACTCCAGAACCTAAAAGAGGAAAAGAAAATGAACCATGTAACTTATATTATATAGCAAAAAAAATATCTGAAATTAAAAAAATTAAATTAGTTAAAATGTCAAATATTATAAGAAAAAATTTTCAAAAATTATTTAAAGTAAAAATAAAATAA
- the flgI gene encoding flagellar basal body P-ring protein FlgI: MKKILNILKLFILFSLVFTSTFSFAKKVKDLTNIEGIRDNQLIGYGLVVGLEGTGDLVSQVPFTTNALKNILLKLGVQITKNKNTQIKNVASVMVTTELPLFAEKGEKIDVRVSSIGNCKSLEGGTLILTPLKGVDNKIYVLAQGKINIKKETNNYNKNFDNTYENKFYNSGKIFNGGNIEKIVNNNFEEKKTINLQLKKENFILAKKISDEINKYYPNTAIPINSKKITIKNDSKEKKTNIVEIISKIQNIDIDIPNTPKIVIDRKNGLTIINYNIKIKPCIINYKNLYIILNENIHDLNKQIKNEQIIIQSNNKLEKMLQILKIFKMKPTEIIDILKILKISKCLSAEIEIL, encoded by the coding sequence ATGAAAAAAATACTAAATATATTAAAATTATTTATTTTATTTTCACTAGTTTTTACTAGTACATTTTCCTTTGCTAAAAAAGTAAAAGATTTAACTAACATAGAAGGAATTAGAGATAATCAATTAATAGGATATGGTCTTGTTGTAGGTTTAGAAGGAACTGGAGATTTAGTTTCACAAGTTCCATTTACAACAAATGCATTAAAAAATATATTATTAAAATTAGGAGTTCAAATAACAAAAAATAAAAATACACAGATTAAAAATGTAGCATCAGTTATGGTTACAACTGAACTTCCATTATTTGCAGAAAAAGGAGAAAAAATAGATGTAAGAGTTTCTTCTATAGGAAATTGCAAAAGTTTAGAAGGGGGGACTTTAATATTAACTCCATTGAAGGGAGTAGACAATAAAATTTATGTATTAGCTCAAGGTAAAATAAATATTAAAAAAGAAACAAATAATTATAATAAAAATTTTGACAATACTTATGAAAACAAATTTTATAACTCTGGAAAAATATTTAATGGAGGAAATATAGAAAAAATAGTAAACAATAATTTTGAAGAAAAAAAAACAATAAATTTACAATTAAAAAAAGAAAATTTTATTTTAGCAAAAAAAATTAGTGATGAAATAAATAAATATTATCCAAATACTGCTATACCTATAAATTCTAAAAAAATAACTATAAAAAATGATTCAAAAGAGAAGAAAACAAATATAGTAGAAATAATATCAAAAATACAAAATATAGATATAGATATACCAAACACACCTAAAATAGTAATAGATAGAAAAAATGGATTAACAATAATAAATTATAACATAAAAATTAAACCATGTATAATAAATTATAAAAATTTATATATCATATTAAATGAAAATATTCATGATTTAAATAAACAAATTAAAAATGAACAAATTATAATACAAAGCAATAATAAATTAGAAAAAATGTTACAAATATTAAAAATCTTTAAAATGAAACCAACAGAAATAATAGACATATTAAAAATTTTAAAAATTTCAAAATGTCTATCAGCTGAAATAGAAATTTTATAA
- a CDS encoding Rne/Rng family ribonuclease, with amino-acid sequence MKRMLINSIKKEETRIAILENKKLCDLKIENNINKKNKFNIYKGKIIKFENSLDAVFVDYGVKKNGFLPLKEISDEYFNKEKNYKNISIKCLIKKKLELLVQINKEEIETKGAFLTTYISLPSTYTILMPYNFNKEGISRKITGDNRKEIKSLIKTLKIPNNMGFIIRTAGLGKSIKTLQKDINIKIKLWNKIKKISKNISSPMLVHKESDIIVRSFRDYLHKDVDEIIIDNPNVLNVLNKHFYNLGKLSILKKIKLYKKKIPLFSFYKIESQISSIFKRKIQLNSGGSITIDCTEALIAIDINSFKSNKYKSIEETAFNTNMEAIDEIFYQIKIRDLGGLIVIDFIDMEFNENKKILENRIKKLIKKDTAKIEISKISKFGLLEISRQRLSSKLKEYNYKICSNCNGSGIIINNEDFSLSILRILEEEVSKKDFYKIYIIVPYKISYYFVKKKINYIKKIEKREKNIKIIIFFNKKVFIPNFFIFRICKNKKKQINIKKILKNNYKINIKKLFLQKL; translated from the coding sequence ATGAAAAGAATGCTTATAAATTCTATAAAAAAAGAAGAAACTAGAATAGCTATTCTAGAAAATAAAAAATTGTGTGATTTAAAAATAGAAAATAACATAAATAAAAAAAATAAATTTAATATATATAAAGGAAAGATAATAAAATTTGAAAATAGTTTAGATGCTGTTTTTGTTGATTATGGAGTTAAAAAAAATGGGTTTCTTCCTTTGAAAGAAATTTCTGATGAATATTTTAATAAAGAAAAAAATTATAAAAACATAAGTATAAAATGTTTAATAAAAAAAAAATTGGAACTATTGGTTCAAATAAATAAAGAAGAAATAGAAACTAAAGGAGCGTTTTTAACAACTTATATAAGTTTACCTAGTACATATACTATTTTAATGCCATATAATTTTAATAAAGAGGGAATATCTAGAAAAATAACAGGTGATAATAGAAAAGAAATAAAAAGTTTAATAAAAACATTAAAAATACCAAATAATATGGGTTTTATAATTAGAACAGCTGGCTTGGGAAAATCTATAAAAACATTGCAGAAAGATATAAATATTAAAATAAAATTATGGAACAAAATAAAAAAGATTTCTAAAAATATATCATCTCCCATGTTAGTGCATAAGGAAAGTGACATTATAGTAAGATCTTTCAGAGATTATTTGCATAAAGATGTTGATGAGATAATAATAGATAATCCTAATGTATTAAATGTTTTAAATAAACACTTTTATAATTTAGGAAAATTATCTATTTTAAAAAAAATAAAATTATATAAAAAAAAAATTCCATTATTTAGTTTTTATAAGATTGAATCACAAATAAGTTCTATTTTTAAAAGAAAAATTCAATTAAATTCTGGTGGTTCTATTACAATAGATTGTACTGAAGCATTAATAGCAATTGACATAAATTCTTTTAAATCAAACAAATATAAAAGTATTGAAGAAACTGCATTTAATACTAATATGGAAGCTATAGATGAAATATTTTATCAAATTAAAATAAGAGATTTAGGAGGTTTAATAGTAATTGATTTTATTGATATGGAATTTAACGAAAATAAAAAGATTTTAGAAAATCGTATAAAAAAGTTAATAAAAAAAGATACAGCAAAAATAGAAATAAGTAAAATATCTAAATTTGGTTTATTAGAAATATCAAGGCAAAGATTAAGCTCTAAATTAAAAGAATACAATTATAAAATTTGCTCTAACTGTAATGGTAGTGGTATAATTATAAATAATGAAGATTTTTCTTTATCTATATTAAGAATTTTAGAAGAAGAAGTTTCAAAAAAAGATTTTTATAAAATTTATATTATAGTTCCTTATAAAATAAGCTATTATTTTGTTAAAAAAAAAATTAATTATATAAAAAAAATTGAAAAAAGAGAAAAAAATATTAAAATAATAATATTTTTTAACAAAAAAGTTTTTATTCCTAATTTTTTTATATTTCGTATTTGTAAAAATAAAAAAAAACAAATTAATATAAAAAAAATATTAAAAAACAATTATAAAATTAATATAAAAAAATTGTTTTTACAAAAATTGTAA
- the flgG gene encoding flagellar basal-body rod protein FlgG produces the protein MLPSMWIAKTGLDAQQSNMNVISNNLANSNTNGFKKSRVIFEDLIYQIKKNTNKNNYNNREENSYNTYEIGSGTRAVSTDKNFSQGNLLKTDSNKDIAINGDGFFKIYMQDGSIYYTRNGSFQINKYGQLVTKNGLLLQSNIIVPENYTKIYINKNGLVNVETKNKKNSIEIGQINLFTFKNNTGLESIGENLYKETSISGKPIENIPGTNNSGELSQGYLETSNVNVAEELINMIQTQRAYEINSKAINISDKMLQRICQL, from the coding sequence ATGTTACCATCTATGTGGATAGCTAAAACTGGATTAGATGCTCAACAAAGTAATATGAATGTAATATCTAATAATTTAGCAAATTCTAATACAAATGGATTTAAAAAGTCCAGAGTGATATTTGAAGATTTAATATATCAAATAAAAAAAAATACAAATAAAAATAATTACAATAATAGAGAAGAAAATTCTTACAATACTTATGAAATTGGATCTGGAACAAGAGCAGTATCTACAGATAAAAACTTTAGCCAAGGAAATTTATTAAAAACAGATTCTAATAAAGATATAGCAATAAATGGAGATGGATTCTTTAAAATATATATGCAAGATGGAAGTATCTATTATACTAGAAATGGATCTTTTCAAATAAATAAATATGGGCAATTAGTTACAAAAAATGGACTATTACTACAATCTAATATAATTGTTCCTGAAAATTATACTAAAATATATATTAACAAAAATGGATTAGTTAATGTTGAAACAAAAAATAAAAAAAATTCAATTGAAATAGGACAAATAAACCTATTTACATTTAAAAATAATACAGGGCTAGAAAGTATAGGTGAAAATCTATATAAAGAAACGTCTATATCAGGAAAACCTATAGAAAATATTCCAGGAACAAATAATTCAGGAGAATTATCACAAGGATACTTAGAAACTTCAAATGTAAATGTTGCAGAAGAATTAATAAACATGATACAAACACAAAGAGCATATGAAATAAACAGTAAAGCAATAAATATATCAGATAAAATGCTACAGAGAATATGTCAACTATAA